One stretch of Strix uralensis isolate ZFMK-TIS-50842 chromosome 17, bStrUra1, whole genome shotgun sequence DNA includes these proteins:
- the HIC2 gene encoding hypermethylated in cancer 2 protein, giving the protein MELPNHAKQLLLQLNQQRAKGFLCDVIIVVENALFRAHKNILAASSMYFKSLVLHDNLINLDTDMVNPTVFRQILDFIYTGKLLTTDQPGEQNFNALLTAASYLQLHDLAALCRKKLKRNGKSFAGKAGGLGVGRSARSQRLSTASVIQARYSGSNEGLKGSHSKELSKGKLSDDEVFISSSNQENCHSLSRGASKNGGGGSSANGSTGDQELGLDLSKKSPSLPVAASHDDTQHSESQHGSPQSASAPAANSASSFDESGVGAPHSMADSSDPMEMDLSEECHHSLTESSQRKGLRHSSRKKEWIKKDNAFDRKEGGKDRDDGEGLPNGILLGPLSKSVERSLAGAYGADLPYPCKEEVENGKENSDDSGQSESESGGHTSANYVYRQEGFEPVAYGDNLYVCIPCGKGFPSSEQLNAHVETHTEEDLYIKEEGTYGGKDEAEDLSNPNQSYAAESRPFKCSVCEKSYKDPATLRQHEKTHWLTRPFPCNICGKMFTQRGTMTRHMRSHLGLKPFACEECGMRFTRQYRLTEHMRVHSGEKPYECQLCGGKFTQQRNLISHLRMHTSPT; this is encoded by the coding sequence ATGGAACTGCCAAATCATGCCAAACAACTGCTACTGCAGCTGAACCAGCAACGAGCCAAAGGTTTCCTCTGTGATGTGATCATTGTGGTAGAAAATGCCCTGTTTCGTGCCCATAAGAACAtcctggcagccagcagcatgtATTTCAAATCCCTTGTCCTGCATGACAACCTGATTAACTTAGACACGGACATGGTGAACCCCACCGTGTTCCGGCAGATCTTGGACTTTATTTATACTGGTAAGCTCTTAACGACTGACCAGCCCGGTGAACAGAACTTTAATGCTCTCCTCACCGCAGCAAGCTACCTCCAACTGCACGACCTGGCAGCTCTCTGCAGAAAGAAGCTGAAGCGGAACGGCAAGTCCTTTGCTGGCAAGGCCGGTGGCCTTGGTGTTGGGAGATCTGCCAGGAGTCAGAGACTTTCCACTGCTTCGGTCATCCAAGCTCGCTATTCAGGGTCAAATGAGGGGTTGAAGGGCTCGCACTCAAAGGAGCTGTCAAAGGGAAAGCTCTCCGATGACGAGGTCTTCATCAGCAGCTCCAACCAAGAGAACTGTCACTCCTTAAGCAGGGGAGCCAGTAAGAATGGCGGTGGGGGCAGCAGTGCAAACGGGAGCACCGGCGACCAGGAGCTAGGCCTCGACCTGTCCAAAAAAAGCCCGTCGCTCCCTGTTGCAGCCTCCCACGATGACACGCAGCACAGCGAAAGCCAGCATGGCTCTCCCCAATCTGCCTCAGCCCCCGCAGCCAACAGTGCCTCATCGTTTGACGAGTCTGGAGTCGGAGCCCCTCACAGCATGGCGGACAGCAGCGACCCCATGGAGATGGATCTGAGCGAAGAGTGCCACCATTCATTGACGGAGAGCAGCCAGCGCAAGGGCCTTCGGCACTCATCCCGCAAGAAGGAGTGGATCAAGAAAGACAACGCCTTTGACCGAAAGGAGGGAGGCAAAGATAGGGATGACGGCGAAGGGCTGCCCAATGGTATCTTGCTGGGTCCCTTGTCCAAGTCTGTGGAGCGGAGTCTGGCCGGGGCCTACGGTGCAGACCTACCCTACCCGTGTAAGGAGGAGGTGGAAAATGGTAAGGAGAACAGTGACGACAGCGGCCAGAGTGAGAGCGAGAGTGGCGGGCATACTAGTGCCAACTATGTCTACCGGCAGGAGGGGTTTGAGCCAGTGGCCTACGGTGACAACCTGTATGTCTGTATCCCCTGTGGCAAAGGCTTCCCCAGCTCCGAGCAGCTCAATGCCCATGTGGAGACGCACACCGAGGAAGACCTTTACATCAAGGAGGAAGGCACGTACGGCGGCAAGGATGAAGCCGAGGATTTGTCCAACCCCAATCAGTCCTATGCCGCAGAGTCCCGACCCTTCAAGTGTTCAGTGTGTGAGAAGAGCTACAAGGATCCAGCCACGCTGCGGCAGCATGAGAAGACTCACTGGCTGACGCGGCCCTTCCCTTGCAACATCTGTGGCAAGATGTTCACGCAGAGGGGCACCATGACACGGCACATGCGCAGCCACTTAGGGCTCAAGCCCTTTGCTTGCGAGGAATGCGGGATGCGCTTTACCCGGCAGTACCGACTGACAGAGCATATGCGTGTCCACTCAGGAGAAAAACCTTACGAATGTCAACTGTGTGGTGGGAAATTCACCCAGCAGCGCAATCTGATCAGCCACCTGCGAATGCATACCTCTCCCACATAA